GTCGCCACGTGGCACCCGAGCCGCTCGCGCCTGACACCGCCGCCGCGCACCTCGAGGCGCGCTCGCTCGACGATCCCGCCCTGCGCGATTTTCTCGCGAACGACGTCGCACTCGACGTCTCGAAGTGGCCCCGGTCCGCGTGGACGCTCGACGATCTCACCGCCGTCGGCCTCTTCTACCAGCCCGACGTGCGCGTCGCCGAAGCCGCCGCGGCGGCGGCGCGCGCGCACGTCGCCGCGGCGACACAGCTCCCGAACCCCGTGCTCTCGTTCGCACCGCAGCGTGTCGCGACGCCGACGGCGGGCGTGTCGCCCTGGCTCGCCGTCTTCCAGCTCGATTGGACGTTCGAGACGGCCGGCAAGCGAGCGCATCGACGCGACGCCGAGAGCGCACGCAGCCGCGCCGCCGCGCTCGCGATCCCCGACGCGGTGTGGCGCGTGCGCGCCGCCGTCCACAGCGCGGTCGTGTCGTTCAGTGCGGCCGAGGATCGGCTCGCGTCGCGCCGGCGGGTGCGCGATCTCGAGGAAGAGCTCGGAGAGCTGCTCGCGAAACGGATCACGGCGGGCGCCCTCGCGGAGAGCGACGCATCCCAGCACCACGTCGCGCTGCTTCGAGCGCGGGCCGACGCGATGTCGGCCGAGCGCCAGCTGCTCGAGGCCCGGACACGGCTCGCGGTTGCCATCGGCGTTCCTCGCGCAACCCTCGATGGCGTCGTCGTCGCATTCCGGATCGACGATCCTCCCGTCGACATCGCTCGGCTCTCGTCGGGGGCGGCGCGTCGCGCTGCGCTGACCGGCCGCGCCGACGTGCGCGCGATGCTCGAGGCGTATGCGGCGGCAGAGAGCGATCTCGCACTCGAGCTCGCCCGGCAGGTCCCCGACCTGCACATCGGGCCGAGCTACGAGTTCGACCAAGGAAGCAACAAGTGGGGGCTCCTGCTTGCGCTCGAGCTTCCAGTGCTGAGCCGGAATGAGGGTGCGATCGACGAGGCACTCGCACGGCGTGCGGAGATCGCCGCTCGATTCGAGGCGCTCCAGGCGCGCGTGATCTCGGAGCTCGACCTCGCCTCGGCGCGGATCGACGGAGCGACCGAGGAATCCCTCGCCGCGGAGCTCCTGCTCGCCGAGGCACGCCGGCGCGAGCGTGCGGCCGCGGAGGCCGTGGAGCTCGGCGCCTCCGATCGCGTCGCATTCCTCGACGCAGAGCTCGAGGTCGAACGCGCGCGGGCGCTCGGCGTCGACGCGCGCGAGCATCTCCACCTGGCCGCGGCGGAGCTCGAGCGGGCGGTCGAGCCGGCTCGGCTCTTCACGGAGCGGCGATGACACGGAACGGGCGTCCGGCGAGGAGCGCGGCCATCCTCGCGCTCGCAATGCTGTCGCTGGCGACTGCACTCGCTGCGGGCTGCAACGCGCCGGACCGCATCGACGGCGACGGTCCCGACGGAGTGCCCACGAACGCCGGGCACGTCGCGCCTTCGGTCGTGCTCGACGAGGTCGGAGTCGCGCATGCCGGCATCGAGGTCGCCCCCGCCACGGCGAGCCACCTCGAGAAGCGCGTCGAAGCGTACGGACGCGTGCTCGATCCGACCGCTGCGGTGGAGGCCGTGGCGAGACGCTCGGCCGCGCGCGTCGAGGCGGAGGCAGCGGCGCGCGAGCGGGCTCGCGTCGAGGCGCTCTCGCTCGACAGGCAGAACGCGTCGCTGCGCGACGTCGAGGCGGCGCGAGTGGCGGCCGCGCGCGCACAGGCCGACCTCGCCGGCGCCGAGGCGCGTGTGGTCGGAGCGCTCGGCACGGTTCTCGCGCACGACGCCGGGCTCGACGCCCTGTCTCGTCGCCTCGCACGGCGCGAGGCGGTGCTCGTGCGCGTCGCGGTGCCGCCGGGGTCACCGCCGGTCGAAGCGGAGGACGGCGCGCAGCTTCTCGCCCTTCCGGAGCGCGACACGATGCGCGCAACGCGCTTCGCCGGCACCGCGCCCGACGTCGACCCGTCGCTGCCGGGCACGTCCTATCTGTTCGTCGTCGAGTCGGATGCGCTTCCGGTCGGTGCACCCGTGCGCGCGCTCCTGCGCGGTGCGGGCGCGGCGCGCGATGGAGTCGACGTGCCCGCGGCCGCGGTCGTCCGGCGTGGCGGCGAGCTCTTGGTCTTCGTCGAGCGCGAACCCTATGCGTTCGATCTCCGCCGCGTCTCCGCCGAACCCCGCAGCGCAACCGAGTGGTTCGTCGGCGCCGGGCTCGAGACCGGGGAACGCGTCGTCGTGGCGGGCGCGCAGCAGCTCCTGTCCGCGGAGAGCCTTGCGACTCGAGCGGACGCGGCTTCCGACGGCGACTGAGGGAGGCGCGAACGCACTCGTGCTCGGCTGGCTCGTCGCGCTCTCGCTCCGTCACCGTGGCGTCGTGATCGCGCTCGCGTGCGCTGCACTCCTGCTCGGCGGCCGCGCCGCGATGCGGGCGAAGCTCGACGTCTTCCCCGACTTCGTCCCGCCGCAGGTCGTGATCCAGACGGAGGCACCCGGCTTCGCGCCGGAGCAAGTCGAGCAGCTCGTGACGATCCCCGTCGAGTCGGCGATCGGCGGTGTCGGCGGGCTCGCGTCACTCCGCTCCGAGTCGATTCAAGGGCTCTCGGTCGTCACCGCGACGTTCGCCGACGACACTTCGGTGCTGGCCCTGCGCCAGGCGCTCGCCGAGCGGCTCGGAACCGTCGCTGGGCGTCTGCCACAGGGCGTCGGGCTTCCGAAGATGGAGCCGCTGACGTCTTCGACGATGGACGTCCTGAAGATCGGCATCGTGTCGGAGCGGCTGTCGCCGGCCGAGCTTCGCGATCTCGCGGCATGGACGATGCAGCCGAAGCTCCTGGCGGTACCGGGTGTCGCGCGCGTCAACGTCTTCGGCGGAGACGTCCGGCAGCTGAGGATCGAGGTCCGCCCGGAAGACCTCATCGCCTACGGCCTGACGATGGCGGAGGTGGTGACGGCCGCGCAGCGCGCGACCGGTGTGCTCGGCGCGGGTTTCGTGGACACGCCGAACCAGCGGATCGTCCTGCGCGCGGAGGGGCAGGCGCTCACCGCGGAGGAGCTCGGCGCTGCGACGGTCGCACGGACATCGACGTCGACGGTGCGGTTGCGCGATGTCGCGCGCGTCGTGGAGGGAGTCGCGCCGCCGTACGGCGATGCGCTCGTGCAGGGTCGCCCGGGCGTCCTGCTGACGATCTCGAGTCAGTACGGCGCGAACACGCTCGAGGTCACGCATGCGCTCGAGCGCGCCCTCGACGAGCTCGCACCGCTCCTCGAGGCGAGCGGGGTGGAGCTGTTCTCGCGGCTGCACCGCCCGGCGACCTTCATCGAGCGGGCGCTGGCGAACCTGCGCTTCTCGCTCGTGGCCGGCGCGGTGCTGGTCGTCGCGGTGCTGTTCCCATTCCTCGGCCGCCTGCGTACCACGCTGATCTCCATCACCGCGATCCCGATCTCCCTGCTCGGCGCCGTGATCGTCCTCGAGCGATGCGGCCTGACCCTGAACACGATGACGCTGGGCGGCCTCGCCATCGCGATCGGCGAGGTCGTCGACGACGCGATCATCGACGTCGAGAACATCGTCCGCCGTCTGCGCGAGAACCGACGACTCGCACACCCGCATCCGGCTCGCGACGTCGTGTCATCGGCGTCGCTCGAGGTCCGCGGCGCGGTCGTCTACGCGACGTTCGTGATCGCCGTCGTGCTCCTCCCGCTGCTCACGCTGTCGGGGCTTGCGGGCCGGTTCTTCGCGCCGCTCGGCCTGGCCTATCTCGCTGCCGTTCTGGTCTCGCTCGTCGTCGCGCTCACGCTCACCCCGGCTCTGTGTCTCGTCGTAATGGGCAACGATGCCTCGATGGACGACGGGGAGCCCCGCCTGCAGACGTGGGTCAAGCGCCGCTACCAGCGGCTCCTCTCGCGTTTGCTCGCGCACCCCCGAGCGCTGCGCGGCACCGCGCTGGCGGCCTCCGTCGCCGCACTGCTCGTTCTCCCCTTCCTCGGAGGCGGATTCCTCCCCGACTTCCAGGAAGGCCACCTCGTGCTGCAGGTCTCGGAGGTCCCCGGTGCGTCGATCGCGGAGATGCGGCGTGTCGGTGTCGACGTCTCGCGCGAGATCCTCGCCCTGCCGGACGTCGCGACGGTCGAGCAGCAGATCGGGCGAGCCGAGCAGGGCGAAGACACCTGGGGGCCCAATCGGAGCGAGTTCCACGTCGAGCTCAGGTCCGACTTTGCCGGGCGGGGGAGCGAGATCGCGGACGCGGTCGGCGACCTTCTCGCCCACCAGCCGGGTATCTCGTTCGAGGTGCTCACGTTCCTCGGCGACCGCATCAGCGAGACGTTGACGGGGGAGACCGCACCGGTCGTCGTCGACGTCGTCGGACCCGACCTCGACGCACTCGACGCGAAGGCCGCGGAGATCGCGGCAGTCATCGAACGCATCCCCGGCGCTTCCGAGGTGCAGGTGAAGTCACCGGCGGGGTCGCCGATGCTCGCCATCGAGCTGCGACGCGACGCGCTCGCAGAGCTCGGTGCGTTGCCGGTCGACGTGCTCGAGACCGTTGCGCTCGCCTATCAA
This genomic interval from Myxococcota bacterium contains the following:
- a CDS encoding TolC family protein; this encodes MAPEPLAPDTAAAHLEARSLDDPALRDFLANDVALDVSKWPRSAWTLDDLTAVGLFYQPDVRVAEAAAAAARAHVAAATQLPNPVLSFAPQRVATPTAGVSPWLAVFQLDWTFETAGKRAHRRDAESARSRAAALAIPDAVWRVRAAVHSAVVSFSAAEDRLASRRRVRDLEEELGELLAKRITAGALAESDASQHHVALLRARADAMSAERQLLEARTRLAVAIGVPRATLDGVVVAFRIDDPPVDIARLSSGAARRAALTGRADVRAMLEAYAAAESDLALELARQVPDLHIGPSYEFDQGSNKWGLLLALELPVLSRNEGAIDEALARRAEIAARFEALQARVISELDLASARIDGATEESLAAELLLAEARRRERAAAEAVELGASDRVAFLDAELEVERARALGVDAREHLHLAAAELERAVEPARLFTERR
- a CDS encoding efflux RND transporter permease subunit, translating into MLGWLVALSLRHRGVVIALACAALLLGGRAAMRAKLDVFPDFVPPQVVIQTEAPGFAPEQVEQLVTIPVESAIGGVGGLASLRSESIQGLSVVTATFADDTSVLALRQALAERLGTVAGRLPQGVGLPKMEPLTSSTMDVLKIGIVSERLSPAELRDLAAWTMQPKLLAVPGVARVNVFGGDVRQLRIEVRPEDLIAYGLTMAEVVTAAQRATGVLGAGFVDTPNQRIVLRAEGQALTAEELGAATVARTSTSTVRLRDVARVVEGVAPPYGDALVQGRPGVLLTISSQYGANTLEVTHALERALDELAPLLEASGVELFSRLHRPATFIERALANLRFSLVAGAVLVVAVLFPFLGRLRTTLISITAIPISLLGAVIVLERCGLTLNTMTLGGLAIAIGEVVDDAIIDVENIVRRLRENRRLAHPHPARDVVSSASLEVRGAVVYATFVIAVVLLPLLTLSGLAGRFFAPLGLAYLAAVLVSLVVALTLTPALCLVVMGNDASMDDGEPRLQTWVKRRYQRLLSRLLAHPRALRGTALAASVAALLVLPFLGGGFLPDFQEGHLVLQVSEVPGASIAEMRRVGVDVSREILALPDVATVEQQIGRAEQGEDTWGPNRSEFHVELRSDFAGRGSEIADAVGDLLAHQPGISFEVLTFLGDRISETLTGETAPVVVDVVGPDLDALDAKAAEIAAVIERIPGASEVQVKSPAGSPMLAIELRRDALAELGALPVDVLETVALAYQGRVVAETHAGNRTEDVVVTLPADVRGDPTAVGALLVRTIDGASFPLGALADIRPESGRASILHKGARRRQSVTCVPRDRDVVSFSADVERAIRERVSLPPGTYVEVGGTAQAQTEARNELLAECGVAAIAVALLLWLAFRSTRLVALVLANVPFGLVGGVAAVLFVGLVAPDSAGLTMGALVGFITLLGITMRNSIMLISHYRHLVEVEGASWDLATVVRGATDRVVPILMTALVTGLGLLPLALGTGTAGREIEGPMAIVILGGLASSTALNLLVLPSLAARTARFRRAEPGAAMEQPGPGVDR